In the Pseudonocardia cypriaca genome, one interval contains:
- a CDS encoding ABC transporter substrate-binding protein encodes MRAVRIAGVAVAAAVLAAAGCSSGGGSGTGGGAAEPAEPLSVWQFYGDESMPTGKPLYDLVARYEQQSGTDVDIRFIPYDDFNRTLTQAAAAGDGPDIALISAFDTAAMADAGVIQDLSPQVQAWGQQGAYFPTGWESTQADGKTYGIPHLADAYAVYYNTAMVQKAPTTWAEMESTAAALSGQGRAGLAVSGIEGAEGATGLAIRMLAAGVQPTQIDSPGGHAALESFRRMVASGALSEGFLTWNEEDAKNQFATGQAAMMINSATYVNILREENPDLQWSVAVLPSEATGQTMLSAENLTIGATSDDVDRAWDLITFMQRPEELQVYLPERNKLPARNDVPGTAEDPVRAVFAQQLQQAWAPDAALAPHTTELLTALQAALQQAISGTPVPDAARSAQATIDEALGTS; translated from the coding sequence ATGCGGGCAGTCCGGATAGCTGGCGTGGCGGTCGCCGCCGCCGTCCTCGCGGCGGCGGGGTGCTCGAGCGGAGGGGGAAGCGGCACGGGAGGCGGCGCGGCAGAGCCGGCCGAACCACTGTCGGTCTGGCAGTTCTACGGCGACGAGTCGATGCCGACGGGCAAGCCGTTGTACGACCTCGTCGCCCGCTACGAGCAGCAGAGCGGCACCGACGTCGACATCCGCTTCATCCCGTACGACGACTTCAACCGCACCCTGACGCAGGCCGCTGCGGCCGGCGACGGTCCGGACATCGCGCTTATCAGCGCGTTCGACACGGCGGCCATGGCGGATGCAGGCGTGATCCAGGACCTGAGCCCCCAGGTGCAGGCGTGGGGCCAGCAGGGCGCCTACTTCCCGACCGGCTGGGAGTCGACCCAGGCCGACGGGAAGACCTACGGGATCCCGCACCTCGCCGACGCCTACGCCGTCTACTACAACACCGCGATGGTGCAGAAGGCCCCGACGACGTGGGCCGAGATGGAGTCCACCGCTGCCGCACTGTCCGGCCAGGGCCGGGCCGGCCTCGCCGTGAGCGGGATCGAGGGCGCCGAGGGCGCCACCGGCCTTGCGATCCGGATGCTCGCCGCGGGCGTGCAGCCCACGCAGATCGACAGCCCCGGCGGGCACGCCGCGCTCGAGTCGTTCCGGCGGATGGTGGCCAGTGGCGCGCTGTCCGAGGGCTTCCTCACCTGGAACGAGGAGGACGCGAAGAACCAGTTCGCCACCGGCCAGGCCGCGATGATGATCAACTCGGCGACGTACGTGAACATCCTGCGCGAGGAGAACCCCGACCTGCAGTGGAGCGTCGCCGTGCTGCCGTCGGAGGCGACCGGGCAGACGATGCTGTCCGCGGAGAACCTGACGATCGGCGCCACCAGCGACGACGTCGACCGCGCGTGGGACCTCATCACGTTCATGCAGCGGCCCGAGGAGCTGCAGGTCTACCTGCCCGAGCGGAACAAGCTCCCGGCTCGCAACGACGTGCCCGGCACCGCGGAGGACCCGGTGCGCGCCGTCTTCGCCCAGCAGCTCCAGCAGGCGTGGGCGCCGGACGCTGCGCTGGCCCCGCACACCACCGAACTGCTGACGGCGCTGCAGGCCGCGCTCCAGCAGGCGATCAGCGGCACCCCGGTCCCGGACGCGGCCCGCAGCGCGCAGGCCACGATCGACGAGGCACTCGGGACGTCATGA